TATAGAACAAATGATCAATTCAAATATGCTATGGATAAATTCTTACTCAAAGTCTATTTGATTAAAGATATCGTATTTTACTCTCAAATTCATAGATTTATGCTCGTTTTTTCCGAATTGGTTAAAGCAGGCATTCCGGTGGTGGATGCACTCGACAATTCCGTAACCCTTGTGGACAACGCTATCATCAAAGAGAGACTTCAAATCATTAAAAATCTCGTCCAAAAAGGAGCATCGATCAGCGACGCTTTTAAAGATACCGGTCTGTTTGAAAATATGCTTGTGCAAATGATAAGTGCGGGTGAGAAAAGTGGTCAGCTCGAATCTATGCTTCAAAAGGTTACGGAATATTATGAAATGAAATTTAATCACATTCTAGACAATCTTTCAGCCTATATTGAACCGATATTGTTATCAATCTTGGCAGCTCTCGTTCTTCTTCTAGCTCTTGGAATATTTTTACCTATGTGGGATATGGCAAAAGCGATCAACAAATAACTCTATTCAATGAGCCCGGCCTCTTGTAAAAAACGGCTGGGCAAAAACTCCTGCTTTTTTAATCGATCGTACTTTGCAAAACTTAGATACAAAATCTCTTTTGCCCGTGTTACGGCAACATAAAAGAGTCTCCTCTCCTCCTCAATGCTGCCCCCTTTTGAAATAAGTTTTAGATTTGGAAACCGCCCTTCCATGAGATCAACGATATACACTTCTTTGAACTCCAAGCCCTTGCTCGCATGAACAGTAAGGAGCTGAACACCTTCTCCTTGTGCCATCTCGTTTCCGCCTAGAACCATTGCATTGTAAAATCGGTAGATATCCTCATACATCTGGGACAAATGATGCACTAATGCAATTCGTCTCTGAATTCTTTCAAACGCTTCATCCTTCAATTTTTGATCAATTGTCCCATCTTTCAGTTTCGCCCTATTTTGGGCAATCTTTTTGATGATATTATCAAATATGAAAGAATCTTTGATGAGTTGTATAAAAGTTGTGGGCCGCTTGATCCTTTTCATCTCCTTATAGAGCCCCAAAAGAGTATCCAAATATAGTACCGCCTCCTCGCTCATTCGTGGATAGGTTAATACTGGATGCGCTTTAATCGCTTCACTCACATCCAAAGAAACAAATCGACTTTTACTTCCTATTTGCACACAATCATCAAAAAGTCCTAGTTGCTGATTACGGACCTTTTTTTCAAAAGGATTGTATATATCTATCGGCTCTTTCAACCCTTTAACAAGATCCCCATCTCCACATCGCTGCAAGGCCTCAAAAATCTCTTTTGCACTACTCGCTCCTACTCCTTTTGCATACTCAAAAATGTGGATAAAAGCCAAAAGATCTTTGGGATTGATCAAAATGGAAACAAGATCAAAAAGCGCTTTGATCTCTTTCATCTCAAAAAAACTCTGACTCCCTTTTCTTTTACAACCAATGCCTTGCTCCCGTAAAGCTGCCTCGATACCATCCGCACTTGCATTGTTCCTAAAAATTACGGCAATCTCCTCTTTTGGCGTAAGGCTTCTTTTGATGCGCAGAGCGATGTTTTCATACTGCTCATATAGATCAGAAAATGCAAGGAGTTTTGGTTTTTTGGGACTTTTCTGGTTTACTACTTCCAACTTTTTAGGGAAAATCCGCTCGTTATTCGAAATAACCCTGTTTGCAAGATCTAAAATATAGTAGGTTGAGCGATAGTTTTTGGAAAGATTAAATATATTGGCATTTGGATATCGCTGTTTGAATCCAGCAATGATTTGGATATTTGCTCCATTGAACGCATAGATGCTTTGGTCATAATCCCCTACGCAAAACAGAGATTCGAACCGAAGGCTTTCCAAAAAACGTGCCTGCAGATTGTTTGTATCTTGATACTCGTCTACAAGCACTTCATAAAACGTTTGCAAAGCATCTTTATTTCTGATGGCTTGAAGCAGAAGATCATTGAAACTCAAAAAGCCATATTCATCTTTCATCTCCTCATACTCTTGCACTATGTCATCATATACAGCACCGAATACCGATTGTTCATCACTTCTTTTGCCTATCCATTTTCCAAAACTTATTTCAAATTCACTGTTTTGATAGAGCGAATAGAGATCAAAAAGCGTGGATGCCGCATAAGGTTTCGTATCTGAAACTAGCGAAAAGTCTCGTTTTTCGTAGATACTTTTAAATAGCATTTTCAATTCTTTTGGCTGTTTGAGAACAACTTTTGGATTCAAAGATTTGAGCCACCGATAACTGACTGCATGAAATGTTCCTGCCTCAATCTCTTTCGCTTTTTTCCCAAAAACACGTTCAACCCGAGCAATCATTTCAGCAGCAGCTTTATTGGTGAATGTCAAAAGCAAAATCTTTTTTGGCTCAATACCTTGTTGCAATAGATATGCTATGCGAGCCACAATCGTGGAGGTTTTCCCCGTTCCAGCACTTGCGATCACAAGGTTATATCCAGACTTGGCTGTCGCAGCTGCCAACTGCTCAGGATTCAGTGTTGAAAGCGGCATATTATCCTCTATGGTGAATTTATCTCTTTTTTGGTAAAATCGGCCCCAAATGTCAGGATAAAGGGTTTCAATGAGCAAAGCAACCAAATATGATCCCAAAAAAGTAGAGAGGCAATTTTATCAAATTTGGGAAACGAGAGGCTATTTCGAAACAGATGGAAACAAAAAGATACAAAACGGCAAGACTTTTTGTATCATGATGCCCCCTCCAAATGTAACGGGACGTCTTCACATTGGACATGCCCTTACCTTTACCCTCCAAGATATCATGGTTCGCTATAAGCGAATGGATGGATATGAAACGCTTTGGCAGCCAGGAACAGACCATGCAGGTATCGCTACACAAAATGTAGTTGAAAAGCAGCTTTTGTCCAAGGGTATCAAAAAAGAAGAGATCGGGCGAGAAAAATTTTTGGAATATGTATGGAAATGGAAAGAGGAGTCTGGTAACGCTATAGTAACCCAGCTTCGGCTTTTGGGTGTCTCTCCTGCATGGAGCAGAGAACGCTTTACCATGGATAAAGGGCTCAAAAATGCAGTACGGGAAGCCTTTGTAAACTTGTACTATGAAGGGCTCATTGTCAAGGGCAACTATATGATCAACTGGTGTACCCATGATGGGGCATTGAGCGATATCGAAGTGGAGTATGAAGAGAAAGAGGGAGCTTTATACCACATCAAATATCCTATCGTAGGAAGTGACGAATATCTCGTCGTTGCCACAACACGACCGGAAACCTATTTTGGCGATACTGCTGTTATGGTCAATCCGAATGATGAGCGCTATAAGCATTTAATAGGCAAAAAAGTCCGACTCCCACTTATCAATAGAGAAATTCCTATCATTGCCGATGAACATGTAGATATGGAATTTGGAACTGGTGCGGTGAAAGTAACTCCCGCACACGATCCAAACGACTATGAGGTTGGAAAACGGCACAATCTCCCTTTCATTACTATATTCGACGAAAACGGAATCTTAAACGAAGAAGCTGGCGAGTTTGCTGGAATCGAACGATTGGAAGCGAGAAAAAAAGTTGTCGAGAAATTGGAACAAGAAGGGTTCATAGAAAAAATAGAACCTCACAAACATCAAGTTGGACACTGCTATCGATGTGGTAATGTGGTTGAACCATACATTTCTCCACAATGGTTTGTGAAAGCTGAAATTGCCAAAGAGGCTGTAAAAAAAGCAAACGAAGGAGAGACAAAATTCTACCCTCCCCAATGGCTCAACAACTTTAATGCCTGGATGCGTGAATTGAGAGACTGGTGTATTAGCAGGCAGCTTTGGTGGGGACACAGAATTCCTGTCTGGTACTGTCGGGCTTGTGGACATGAGTGGGCTAGCAAAAAAGAGCATGAAGAGAGCTGTCCAA
The Nitratiruptor sp. SB155-2 genome window above contains:
- a CDS encoding ATP-dependent helicase — encoded protein: MPLSTLNPEQLAAATAKSGYNLVIASAGTGKTSTIVARIAYLLQQGIEPKKILLLTFTNKAAAEMIARVERVFGKKAKEIEAGTFHAVSYRWLKSLNPKVVLKQPKELKMLFKSIYEKRDFSLVSDTKPYAASTLFDLYSLYQNSEFEISFGKWIGKRSDEQSVFGAVYDDIVQEYEEMKDEYGFLSFNDLLLQAIRNKDALQTFYEVLVDEYQDTNNLQARFLESLRFESLFCVGDYDQSIYAFNGANIQIIAGFKQRYPNANIFNLSKNYRSTYYILDLANRVISNNERIFPKKLEVVNQKSPKKPKLLAFSDLYEQYENIALRIKRSLTPKEEIAVIFRNNASADGIEAALREQGIGCKRKGSQSFFEMKEIKALFDLVSILINPKDLLAFIHIFEYAKGVGASSAKEIFEALQRCGDGDLVKGLKEPIDIYNPFEKKVRNQQLGLFDDCVQIGSKSRFVSLDVSEAIKAHPVLTYPRMSEEAVLYLDTLLGLYKEMKRIKRPTTFIQLIKDSFIFDNIIKKIAQNRAKLKDGTIDQKLKDEAFERIQRRIALVHHLSQMYEDIYRFYNAMVLGGNEMAQGEGVQLLTVHASKGLEFKEVYIVDLMEGRFPNLKLISKGGSIEEERRLFYVAVTRAKEILYLSFAKYDRLKKQEFLPSRFLQEAGLIE
- a CDS encoding valine--tRNA ligase; its protein translation is MSKATKYDPKKVERQFYQIWETRGYFETDGNKKIQNGKTFCIMMPPPNVTGRLHIGHALTFTLQDIMVRYKRMDGYETLWQPGTDHAGIATQNVVEKQLLSKGIKKEEIGREKFLEYVWKWKEESGNAIVTQLRLLGVSPAWSRERFTMDKGLKNAVREAFVNLYYEGLIVKGNYMINWCTHDGALSDIEVEYEEKEGALYHIKYPIVGSDEYLVVATTRPETYFGDTAVMVNPNDERYKHLIGKKVRLPLINREIPIIADEHVDMEFGTGAVKVTPAHDPNDYEVGKRHNLPFITIFDENGILNEEAGEFAGIERLEARKKVVEKLEQEGFIEKIEPHKHQVGHCYRCGNVVEPYISPQWFVKAEIAKEAVKKANEGETKFYPPQWLNNFNAWMRELRDWCISRQLWWGHRIPVWYCRACGHEWASKKEHEESCPKCGSTDIYQDPDVLDTWFSSALWPFSTLGWGNGDWGKGVKWFEDDLKKFYPNDLLITGFDILFFWVARMMMMGEHFLHKLPFKDVYLHALVRDEHGQKMSKSRGNVIDPIDTIEEYSADALRFTLAALAVQGRDIRLSKERLELYRNFTNKLYNAARFLQIHQEKFDDLQNIQIKTDLGKYILSRFGLAIQEVRNNLNSYRFNDAATTLYRFLWGEFCDWGIELSKVNKDAIAELGAIFKESMKLLHPFMPFITEFLYQELSGTSIEENESIMIQPYPKAAPIDEEIMKRFETIIDAIVSIRRAKALIDMANKTIPKVLIKGDLEESAKAYISKLAKVETIEFVSEPAENAVTDIGNYVEVFIPLEGIDLTPILNRLNKQKEKLQKEIDKLSRMLSNENFVKNAPQAVVEQNRAALAEAQNRLATIEEELARLTR